A region of Plantactinospora sp. BC1 DNA encodes the following proteins:
- a CDS encoding FecCD family ABC transporter permease: protein MTTDQATPVSRPAPARATGHRSRRPVGLFLVATTVLIVLSLLSVAVGSRQIPLDQVVQTLLDRAGARTADPQIEAIVWGVRLPRTVLGLLVGMALGLSGALMQGLTRNPLADPGLLGVTAGAALGIVLAIAWFGIATLYGYIWFAFAGALLASVVVYLLGGLGRGGSTPVKVALAGVAITFLLNSLTSAVVLRDPDALNRYRFWAAGSLSGPDFGTIGQLLPFLALGTVLALASAPALNSLALGDDVAAALGRRVGLVRLQGTLAVTLLAGAAVAVAGSIVFVGLVVPHVARLITGPNHRWLLPFTMVLAPSLLLLADIIGRVIARPSEVGVGIIAAFIGGPFFIMLVRRRRLAEL from the coding sequence GTGACAACCGACCAGGCAACACCGGTTAGCCGACCCGCGCCCGCCCGGGCGACGGGTCACCGATCCAGACGTCCGGTCGGGCTCTTCCTGGTCGCCACGACCGTCCTGATCGTCCTCTCCCTGCTCTCCGTCGCGGTGGGCAGCCGGCAGATCCCGCTGGACCAGGTGGTGCAGACGCTGCTCGACCGGGCCGGCGCGCGCACCGCCGACCCGCAGATCGAGGCGATCGTCTGGGGCGTACGCCTGCCGCGCACCGTGCTCGGCCTGCTGGTCGGGATGGCACTCGGTCTCTCCGGTGCCCTGATGCAGGGGCTGACCCGCAACCCGCTCGCCGATCCCGGCCTGCTCGGCGTCACCGCCGGTGCCGCGCTCGGCATCGTCCTCGCGATCGCCTGGTTCGGCATCGCCACGCTCTACGGCTACATCTGGTTCGCCTTCGCCGGTGCCCTGCTGGCCAGCGTGGTGGTCTACCTGCTCGGCGGGCTCGGCCGGGGCGGTTCCACCCCGGTCAAGGTGGCGCTGGCCGGCGTGGCCATCACCTTCCTGCTCAACTCGTTGACCAGCGCCGTCGTGCTGCGCGACCCGGACGCGCTCAACCGCTACCGGTTCTGGGCGGCCGGCTCGCTCTCCGGGCCGGACTTCGGCACCATCGGTCAACTGCTGCCGTTCCTGGCCCTCGGCACCGTACTCGCGCTGGCCTCCGCCCCGGCGCTGAACAGCCTCGCCCTCGGCGACGACGTCGCGGCCGCGCTCGGCCGCCGGGTCGGACTGGTACGCCTACAGGGCACCCTCGCGGTGACCCTGCTCGCCGGAGCCGCGGTCGCGGTCGCCGGCTCGATCGTCTTCGTCGGCCTGGTGGTGCCGCACGTGGCCCGGCTGATCACCGGCCCGAACCACCGCTGGCTGCTGCCGTTCACCATGGTGCTCGCGCCGAGCCTGCTGCTGCTGGCCGACATCATCGGTCGGGTCATCGCCCGGCCGAGCGAGGTCGGCGTCGGCATCATCGCCGCCTTCATCGGCGGCCCGTTCTTCATCATGCTGGTCCGGCGCCGCCGGCTCGCGGAGCTCTGA
- a CDS encoding DivIVA domain-containing protein, translated as MSQLTPSDIRNVSLRKPTLGRRGYDEQDVDELFRS; from the coding sequence ATGTCCCAGCTGACTCCGTCGGATATCCGCAACGTGTCCCTCCGGAAGCCGACCCTCGGTCGACGCGGGTACGACGAGCAGGACGTCGACGAGCTGTTCCGAAGTTGA
- a CDS encoding ABC transporter ATP-binding protein encodes MTDTVLDAPPGRAADQPELRAERLRLAYGERVVVDDLDLVIPAGRISVIVGANACGKSTLLRALARLLNPTAGSVQLDGRAIHSLPTRQVARQVGILPQAPVAPDGLTVLDLVGRGRSPHQTWWRQWSPEDERAVTEALAATGVTELADRPVDELSGGQRQRAWIAMAVAQQTPVLLLDEPTTFLDLSHQIDVLDLVVDLNRRDGRTVVMVLHDLNQACRYADHVIAMKGGRVVAQGAPSSVVTAEVVDEVFDVRCEVSLDPLTGTPLVIPTSRHHPRPLVPVAAGA; translated from the coding sequence ATCACCGACACCGTGCTCGACGCCCCGCCGGGCCGCGCCGCCGACCAGCCCGAACTGCGGGCCGAACGGCTGCGCCTGGCGTACGGCGAACGGGTGGTCGTCGACGACCTCGACCTGGTGATACCGGCGGGCCGGATCAGTGTGATCGTCGGCGCCAACGCCTGCGGCAAGTCCACCCTGCTGCGGGCGCTGGCCCGGCTGCTCAACCCGACGGCCGGCAGCGTCCAGCTCGACGGTCGGGCGATCCACTCCCTGCCCACCCGGCAGGTGGCCCGGCAGGTGGGGATCCTGCCGCAGGCGCCGGTCGCGCCGGACGGCCTGACCGTGCTCGACCTGGTGGGCCGGGGCCGCTCGCCGCACCAGACCTGGTGGCGGCAGTGGTCGCCCGAGGACGAGCGGGCGGTGACCGAGGCGCTCGCCGCGACCGGCGTCACCGAGCTGGCCGACCGGCCGGTGGACGAACTCTCCGGCGGGCAGCGGCAACGGGCCTGGATCGCGATGGCGGTGGCCCAGCAGACCCCGGTGCTGCTGCTGGACGAGCCGACCACCTTCCTCGACCTGTCGCACCAGATCGACGTCCTCGACCTGGTGGTGGATCTGAACCGGCGGGACGGCCGGACCGTGGTGATGGTCCTGCACGACCTCAACCAGGCGTGCCGGTACGCCGATCACGTGATCGCGATGAAGGGTGGCCGGGTCGTCGCCCAGGGTGCCCCGTCGAGTGTGGTCACCGCCGAGGTGGTCGACGAGGTCTTCGACGTGCGGTGTGAGGTGAGCCTCGACCCGCTGACCGGCACCCCGCTGGTGATCCCGACCAGCCGGCACCACCCCCGTCCGCTGGTACCGGTGGCCGCCGGCGCCTGA
- a CDS encoding glycoside hydrolase family 5 protein produces the protein MTGPGWISVHGDRLVDPTGRTVRLAGVGLGGWLNMENFITGYPGTESQQRKALRRVLGPEGYHRFFERFLTDFFAAEDARYLASLGLNSVRVPFGYRHFEDDDRPFVLKPEGFRWLDRVVRLCADAGLHVILDLHAVPGYQNQNWHSDNPTHWAHFWTHRHFQDRVVHLWQAIADRYRDEPTVAGYNPVNEPADASGEVIGPFYDRLVRAVREVDDRHVLFLDGNRYSTDFSTFTEPYPNTVYTAHDYALPGIAAGSEYPGTTRGEYFDRAAVERTFLRRTEFMRRTGTPIWIGEFGPVYTGEPERDASRLRLLADQLDIYRQHGASWALWTYKDIGLQGLVYAAEQSPYRQRIAPVVAKKARLGSDSWGGVDREVRHILDPIEELFDREFPDFDPYPWGRRAWINLLVRNILLAEPLVGEFGRCFEGVDPDGAERLAASFAFDACVRREPLAETLRAHLPPQT, from the coding sequence ATGACCGGACCGGGCTGGATCAGCGTGCACGGCGACCGGCTGGTCGACCCGACCGGGCGGACGGTCCGGCTCGCCGGGGTCGGCCTGGGCGGCTGGCTGAACATGGAAAACTTCATCACCGGCTATCCCGGTACCGAGTCGCAGCAGCGCAAGGCCCTGCGCCGCGTACTCGGCCCGGAGGGCTACCACCGGTTCTTCGAACGGTTCCTCACCGACTTCTTCGCCGCCGAGGACGCCCGCTACCTGGCCTCGCTCGGGCTCAACTCGGTGCGCGTACCGTTCGGTTACCGGCACTTCGAGGACGACGACCGGCCGTTCGTACTCAAGCCGGAGGGCTTCCGCTGGCTGGACCGGGTCGTCCGGCTCTGCGCCGACGCCGGACTGCACGTCATCCTCGACCTGCACGCCGTACCCGGCTACCAGAACCAGAACTGGCACAGCGACAACCCCACGCACTGGGCACACTTCTGGACCCACCGGCACTTCCAGGACCGGGTCGTGCACCTGTGGCAGGCGATCGCCGACCGCTACCGCGACGAACCGACGGTCGCCGGCTACAACCCGGTGAACGAGCCGGCCGACGCCTCCGGCGAGGTGATCGGGCCCTTCTACGACCGGCTCGTCCGGGCCGTCCGGGAGGTCGACGACCGGCACGTCCTCTTCCTCGACGGCAACCGCTACTCCACCGACTTCTCGACCTTCACCGAGCCGTACCCGAACACCGTCTACACGGCACACGACTACGCGCTGCCCGGTATCGCCGCCGGGAGCGAGTACCCCGGCACCACCCGGGGCGAGTACTTCGACCGGGCCGCCGTGGAGCGGACCTTCCTGCGCCGCACCGAATTCATGCGCCGCACCGGGACCCCGATCTGGATCGGCGAGTTCGGCCCGGTCTACACCGGCGAACCGGAACGGGACGCCTCCCGGCTGCGGCTGCTCGCCGACCAGCTCGACATCTACCGGCAGCATGGCGCGAGCTGGGCGCTCTGGACCTACAAGGACATCGGGTTGCAGGGCCTGGTGTACGCGGCCGAGCAGAGCCCGTACCGGCAGCGGATCGCACCCGTGGTGGCGAAGAAGGCCCGGCTCGGCTCCGACTCGTGGGGCGGGGTCGACCGGGAGGTCCGGCACATCCTCGACCCGATCGAGGAGCTCTTCGACCGGGAGTTCCCGGACTTCGACCCGTACCCGTGGGGTCGCCGGGCCTGGATCAACCTGCTGGTCCGGAACATCCTGCTCGCCGAGCCGCTGGTCGGGGAGTTCGGCCGCTGCTTCGAGGGCGTGGACCCGGACGGGGCCGAACGGCTGGCCGCGTCCTTCGCCTTCGACGCCTGCGTACGCCGGGAGCCGCTGGCCGAGACGCTGCGCGCCCATCTACCGCCCCAGACCTGA
- a CDS encoding iron-siderophore ABC transporter substrate-binding protein, translated as MSTTPARTKRPRPVARLTAALAVLVVGLAGCGGGDDGADPAPSASAGGTFPVTVEHKYGSTEITKAPTRVVTLGLSDQDPVLALGVVPVGAIDWFLERPYGKWPWAQPLWGSTPPEIVGERDDYNLEKIAALRPDLIIGLYSGMTQEQYQKLSQLAPTVAQPKGFADYAAPWQEMTRQAGRALGKPEQADKLIADVDARFAKARQEHPGFAGKTVAVVDPYEAGKYAVFAPSDPKVVFMTQLGFTVPESIVQAAGKEYAAEIGSERLDLVDVDKLLFLTSDASAEPRVKADKVYATLDVAKQNRAVFLPYENPPIGGALSFSTVLSVPYALDQMLPLLGDG; from the coding sequence ATGTCCACCACACCTGCCCGCACGAAGCGTCCACGGCCGGTAGCCCGACTCACGGCGGCGCTGGCCGTCCTCGTGGTCGGCCTGGCCGGTTGCGGTGGTGGCGACGACGGTGCCGACCCGGCGCCGTCCGCGAGCGCCGGCGGCACCTTCCCGGTGACGGTCGAGCACAAGTACGGCAGCACCGAGATCACCAAGGCGCCCACCCGGGTGGTCACGCTCGGCCTCAGCGACCAGGACCCGGTGCTCGCCCTCGGCGTCGTGCCGGTCGGTGCGATCGACTGGTTCCTGGAGCGGCCGTACGGCAAGTGGCCGTGGGCGCAGCCGCTCTGGGGCAGCACCCCGCCGGAGATCGTCGGTGAGCGGGACGACTACAACCTCGAAAAGATCGCGGCACTGCGACCGGATCTGATCATCGGGCTCTACTCCGGGATGACCCAGGAGCAGTACCAGAAGCTCTCCCAGCTCGCCCCGACCGTCGCCCAGCCGAAGGGCTTCGCCGACTACGCCGCACCCTGGCAGGAGATGACCCGGCAGGCCGGTCGCGCGCTCGGCAAGCCCGAGCAGGCCGACAAGCTGATCGCCGACGTCGACGCCCGGTTCGCCAAGGCCCGGCAGGAGCACCCCGGTTTCGCCGGCAAGACCGTCGCGGTGGTCGACCCGTACGAGGCCGGCAAGTACGCGGTCTTCGCGCCGAGCGACCCGAAGGTGGTCTTCATGACCCAGCTCGGCTTCACGGTGCCGGAGAGCATCGTGCAGGCGGCCGGCAAGGAGTACGCCGCCGAGATCGGCTCCGAGCGGCTCGACCTGGTCGACGTCGACAAGCTGCTCTTCCTCACCTCGGACGCCAGCGCCGAACCCCGGGTCAAGGCGGACAAGGTCTACGCCACCCTCGACGTGGCGAAGCAGAACCGGGCGGTCTTCCTGCCGTACGAGAACCCGCCGATCGGTGGCGCGCTCTCCTTCAGCACCGTACTCAGCGTCCCGTACGCGCTGGACCAGATGCTGCCGCTGCTCGGCGACGGCTGA
- a CDS encoding carbohydrate ABC transporter permease, with product MTDLTTSTPVRPSDRADPPARRITKHTLLIVFGVVMVYPLLWMVSSSVKPTELIFRDPSIWPREFDLGNYTGGWTALEHPFQHYLWNSAVIAVASIVGNLLSCSLAAYAFARLEFRGRRILFAAMLATMMLPIHVLIVPQYVLFSQLDWINTTLPLIVPKFLATDAFFIFLMVQFIRSLPRELDEAARMDGCGHVRIYWRIIMPLSVPALATSALFTFIWTWNDFFSQLIFLTNPDLYTVPVALRSFMDGQGETAWGQLFAMSIVGLAPIFGFFLAGQRYLTQGLATTGLK from the coding sequence GTGACTGACCTGACGACCAGCACCCCGGTGCGCCCGAGTGACCGGGCCGACCCGCCGGCCCGGCGGATCACCAAACACACCCTGCTGATCGTCTTCGGCGTGGTGATGGTCTATCCGCTGCTCTGGATGGTCTCCAGCTCGGTCAAGCCGACCGAACTCATCTTCCGGGACCCGTCGATCTGGCCGCGCGAGTTCGACCTCGGCAACTACACCGGCGGCTGGACCGCGCTGGAGCACCCGTTCCAGCACTACCTGTGGAACTCGGCGGTGATCGCGGTCGCCTCGATCGTCGGCAACCTGCTCTCCTGCTCGCTGGCGGCGTACGCCTTCGCCCGGCTGGAGTTCCGGGGCCGGCGGATCCTCTTCGCCGCGATGCTCGCCACGATGATGCTGCCGATCCACGTGCTGATCGTGCCGCAGTACGTCCTCTTCTCGCAGCTCGACTGGATCAACACGACGCTGCCGCTGATCGTGCCGAAGTTCCTCGCCACGGACGCCTTCTTCATCTTCCTGATGGTGCAGTTCATCCGCTCGCTGCCCCGTGAACTCGACGAGGCGGCCCGGATGGACGGCTGCGGGCACGTACGGATCTACTGGCGGATCATCATGCCGCTCTCCGTACCGGCGCTGGCCACCTCGGCGCTGTTCACCTTCATCTGGACCTGGAACGACTTCTTCAGCCAGCTCATCTTCCTGACCAACCCCGACCTCTACACGGTGCCGGTGGCGCTGCGGTCCTTCATGGACGGTCAGGGCGAGACCGCCTGGGGTCAGCTCTTCGCCATGTCCATCGTCGGACTGGCGCCGATCTTCGGCTTTTTCCTCGCCGGGCAGCGTTACCTGACGCAGGGGCTGGCTACGACCGGCCTCAAGTGA
- a CDS encoding iron chelate uptake ABC transporter family permease subunit translates to MTLLDLRRTGGRTPFRISRPPVSGVLRWRVLICCLGLAALAFVVFCVGIATGDYPVSPLRVVPALWGSGDPGQVFIVRELRLPRALTAVLAGAAFAVSGAIFQTITRNPLASPDMIGINAGATTAVVAAIVLGGAGLSLPALGLVGGLITAALIYLLAWRRGATGYRIVLVGIAVSWMAASATDYLLTRAQLAEAQAALGWLVGNLSGRGWETVGPLSVAVLVLLPAGMLLGRWTRTLHLGDEVAQGLGTPVQLARLLLVVVGVAMVAFATASTGPVLFVALAAPQIAQRLAGLSAPPLLVSALTGALMVSASDLVARWIIPDVDLPVGVVTGAVGAAFLLWLLVRANRAGSGG, encoded by the coding sequence ATGACCCTCCTCGACCTGCGCCGCACCGGCGGCCGTACCCCGTTCCGGATCAGCCGGCCACCGGTCTCCGGCGTACTCCGGTGGCGGGTGCTGATCTGCTGCCTCGGGCTCGCCGCCCTGGCGTTCGTGGTCTTCTGCGTCGGCATCGCCACCGGCGACTACCCGGTCAGCCCGCTGCGGGTGGTCCCCGCACTCTGGGGTTCCGGCGACCCGGGTCAGGTCTTCATCGTCCGGGAGCTGCGGCTGCCCCGGGCGCTGACCGCCGTACTCGCCGGTGCCGCGTTCGCCGTCTCCGGGGCGATCTTCCAGACCATCACCCGCAACCCGCTGGCCAGCCCGGACATGATCGGCATCAACGCCGGTGCCACCACCGCCGTCGTCGCCGCCATCGTGCTCGGCGGCGCCGGGCTGAGCCTACCGGCGCTGGGCCTGGTCGGCGGGCTGATCACCGCCGCGCTGATCTACCTGCTCGCCTGGCGGCGGGGCGCCACCGGCTACCGCATCGTGCTGGTCGGCATCGCCGTCTCCTGGATGGCCGCCAGCGCCACCGACTACCTGCTGACCCGGGCCCAGCTGGCCGAGGCGCAGGCGGCGCTCGGCTGGCTGGTCGGCAACCTCAGCGGTCGCGGCTGGGAGACGGTCGGCCCGCTCTCCGTCGCCGTACTGGTGCTGCTCCCCGCCGGGATGCTGCTCGGGCGGTGGACCCGGACCCTGCACCTCGGCGACGAGGTGGCCCAGGGGCTGGGTACGCCCGTGCAACTGGCCCGGCTCCTCCTGGTGGTCGTCGGCGTCGCGATGGTCGCGTTCGCCACCGCCTCCACCGGGCCGGTGCTCTTCGTGGCACTGGCCGCACCACAGATCGCCCAGCGACTGGCGGGGCTCTCCGCGCCGCCACTGCTGGTGTCCGCGCTGACCGGGGCGTTGATGGTCTCGGCCAGCGACCTGGTGGCCCGCTGGATCATCCCGGACGTCGACCTGCCGGTCGGCGTGGTCACCGGGGCGGTCGGCGCGGCGTTCCTGCTCTGGCTGCTCGTCCGGGCCAACCGCGCCGGTTCTGGAGGCTGA
- a CDS encoding ABC transporter substrate-binding protein, protein MRVRSIRTRLGTAVVSAALLLSVAACGDSGGDGGPVELRFSWWGNNDRAQATQKVIDAFQAKNPDIKVTGSSSDFNAYFDKLATEVAAGDAPDVITLGGAYPREYGDRGALLDLARVKNELKTDKIDAAALGNGRFEEKQYGVPTGVNTFALVVNPALFAKAGVPLPDDSSWSWDDFARIAREISAKSPKGTYGVADPSTADMFDLYSRQRGEGLYTPDGKVAISRNTITEWWTMTTGLRDAGATPPASVTTELEGQPAPEQTLMGRGLAGMQFDWSNQLGALRKASGQPLELLRAPGESGRAGMWLQASQIYTVNARTEHPKEAAKFVDFLVNSPEAGKIILTDRGIPANSEVLTAVLPALNADQSAQAKFIEKVTPQVGPPLVIGPTGSTDTRLILQRLNAEVLFDRKSPADAADEFVKQVEAAIGK, encoded by the coding sequence ATGAGAGTCAGATCCATCCGGACCCGCCTGGGCACCGCCGTCGTCTCCGCCGCCCTGCTGCTCTCGGTCGCCGCCTGCGGCGACTCCGGCGGCGACGGCGGGCCCGTGGAGTTACGGTTCTCCTGGTGGGGGAACAACGACCGGGCCCAGGCCACCCAGAAGGTGATCGACGCCTTCCAGGCGAAGAACCCGGACATCAAGGTCACCGGTTCGTCGTCCGACTTCAACGCGTACTTCGACAAGCTCGCCACCGAGGTCGCGGCCGGCGACGCGCCGGACGTCATCACGCTGGGCGGCGCCTACCCCCGGGAGTACGGCGACCGGGGCGCACTGCTCGACCTGGCCCGGGTGAAGAACGAACTGAAGACCGACAAGATCGACGCCGCCGCGCTCGGCAACGGGCGGTTCGAGGAGAAGCAGTACGGCGTACCGACCGGGGTCAACACCTTCGCGCTGGTGGTCAACCCGGCGCTCTTCGCCAAGGCGGGCGTGCCGCTGCCCGACGACAGCAGCTGGAGCTGGGACGACTTCGCCCGGATCGCCCGGGAGATCTCGGCGAAGTCGCCGAAGGGCACCTACGGGGTGGCCGACCCGAGCACCGCCGACATGTTCGACCTCTACTCCCGGCAGCGCGGCGAAGGGCTCTACACCCCGGACGGCAAGGTCGCGATCAGCCGGAACACCATCACCGAGTGGTGGACGATGACCACCGGGCTGCGCGACGCCGGAGCCACCCCGCCGGCCTCGGTCACCACCGAACTGGAGGGCCAGCCGGCCCCGGAGCAGACGCTGATGGGCCGGGGCCTGGCCGGGATGCAGTTCGACTGGAGCAACCAGCTCGGCGCGCTGCGCAAGGCCTCCGGGCAGCCGCTGGAGCTGCTGCGGGCACCGGGGGAGAGCGGCCGGGCCGGGATGTGGTTGCAGGCCTCGCAGATCTACACCGTCAACGCCCGGACCGAGCACCCGAAGGAGGCGGCGAAGTTCGTCGACTTCCTGGTGAACAGCCCCGAGGCCGGGAAGATCATCCTGACCGACCGGGGCATCCCGGCGAACTCCGAGGTGCTGACGGCGGTGCTGCCGGCGCTCAACGCCGACCAGTCCGCGCAGGCCAAGTTCATCGAGAAGGTCACCCCGCAGGTGGGCCCGCCGCTGGTGATCGGGCCGACCGGCTCGACCGACACCCGGCTGATCCTGCAACGGCTCAACGCCGAGGTGCTCTTCGACCGGAAGTCCCCGGCCGACGCGGCGGACGAGTTCGTCAAGCAGGTCGAGGCGGCGATCGGCAAGTGA
- a CDS encoding carbohydrate ABC transporter permease, producing the protein MSDRTGRPAATARSGPRRRETRVAYGFLTPWIVGMVVFTIGPILASLYLSFTDYTLLSPPEWLGLENYRRMLEDSRLHRSLLVTFQYVFVSVPVQLALALGLAMLLNRGVRGLPIYRSVYYLPSLLAGSVSIAILWRQIFGSEGLVNQLLAKVGIEGVSWVSHPDYALGTLVVLNAWTFGAPMVIFLAGLRQIPSMYYEAASVDGAGAVSQFFRITIPLLTPIIFFNLILQMIGAFQSFTQAFVVSGGSGGPADSTLLYTLYLYERGFGSFEMGYASALAWTLLVIIAVLTGLNFLFAKRWVFYGD; encoded by the coding sequence ATGAGCGATCGCACGGGCAGACCCGCCGCCACCGCACGGTCCGGGCCGCGTCGCCGGGAAACCCGGGTGGCGTACGGCTTCCTCACGCCGTGGATCGTCGGGATGGTCGTCTTCACCATCGGGCCGATCCTGGCCTCGCTCTACCTCTCCTTCACCGACTACACCCTGCTCAGCCCGCCCGAGTGGCTGGGGCTGGAGAACTACCGGCGGATGCTGGAGGACTCCCGGCTGCACAGGTCGCTGCTGGTCACCTTCCAGTACGTCTTCGTCTCCGTACCGGTGCAGCTCGCCCTCGCCCTCGGCCTGGCCATGCTGCTCAACCGGGGCGTACGCGGGCTGCCCATCTACCGCTCGGTCTACTACCTGCCGTCGCTGCTGGCCGGAAGCGTCTCCATCGCGATCCTCTGGCGGCAGATCTTCGGCAGCGAGGGGCTGGTCAACCAGTTGCTGGCGAAGGTCGGCATCGAGGGCGTGAGCTGGGTGTCGCACCCGGACTACGCGCTCGGCACCCTGGTCGTGCTGAACGCCTGGACGTTCGGCGCGCCGATGGTGATCTTCCTGGCCGGGCTGCGCCAGATCCCGAGCATGTACTACGAGGCGGCCTCGGTCGACGGTGCCGGCGCCGTCTCGCAGTTCTTCCGGATCACCATCCCGCTGCTCACCCCGATCATCTTCTTCAACCTGATCCTCCAGATGATCGGTGCCTTCCAGAGCTTCACCCAGGCGTTCGTGGTCAGCGGCGGCAGCGGCGGCCCGGCCGACTCCACCCTGCTCTACACGCTCTACCTCTACGAGCGCGGCTTCGGCTCGTTCGAGATGGGCTACGCGTCGGCGCTGGCCTGGACGCTGCTGGTGATCATCGCCGTACTGACCGGCCTCAACTTCCTCTTCGCCAAGCGATGGGTGTTCTACGGTGACTGA
- a CDS encoding LacI family DNA-binding transcriptional regulator → MSLTGDRRAGQPADEPTGAARPGRRRSARSDRPAATIGRVAEAAGVSRATVSRVMNGSPTVAADLAARVRAAAAELNYEPSLVARSLALGRTSTVSLIVPDLSNPMFQDVLRGLSHAAAGRGYRLLVAESNENVAEEAILAVEARRRSDGLVLASPRVPEAELRALSDRLAPLVLLNRELPGSSVPSLSVDYAAGITAIVGHLRALGHRRIVYLAGPAASTSDRERRAALRAGCAAEPVCALTELNCGATFDDGHGAARAVLRSGATAVVAFNDMVAFGALSGLHELGIGVPRDVSVAGFDDIPFARYTTPPLTTASIPRNELGRQAWDRLWSLLGGGPAGHDVHFQPRLLVRDSTGPVPAGRA, encoded by the coding sequence ATGAGCCTGACCGGAGACCGCCGCGCCGGGCAGCCGGCCGACGAGCCGACCGGCGCGGCGCGACCGGGTCGGCGCAGGTCCGCCCGCTCCGACCGGCCCGCCGCCACGATCGGCCGGGTCGCCGAGGCCGCCGGAGTCTCCCGGGCCACCGTCTCCCGGGTGATGAACGGCAGCCCGACCGTGGCGGCCGACCTCGCCGCCCGGGTCCGCGCCGCCGCCGCCGAACTGAACTACGAGCCGAGCCTGGTCGCCCGCAGCCTGGCGCTGGGACGCACCAGCACGGTGTCGCTGATCGTCCCCGACCTCTCCAACCCGATGTTCCAGGACGTGCTGCGCGGGCTCAGCCACGCCGCCGCCGGCCGGGGGTACCGGCTGCTGGTCGCCGAGTCCAACGAGAACGTCGCCGAGGAGGCGATCCTGGCGGTGGAGGCGCGCCGCCGCTCCGACGGACTCGTCCTCGCCTCGCCCCGGGTGCCGGAGGCCGAACTGCGCGCCCTCAGCGACCGGCTCGCCCCGCTCGTCCTGCTCAACCGGGAGCTGCCGGGCAGCAGCGTCCCGTCGCTCTCGGTCGACTACGCGGCGGGGATCACCGCGATCGTGGGCCACCTGCGGGCCCTCGGCCACCGCCGGATCGTCTACCTGGCCGGACCGGCGGCCAGCACCTCCGACCGGGAACGCCGGGCCGCGCTGCGGGCAGGCTGCGCCGCCGAACCGGTCTGCGCGCTGACCGAACTGAACTGCGGCGCCACCTTCGACGACGGGCACGGCGCGGCCCGCGCGGTGTTGCGCAGCGGTGCGACCGCGGTGGTGGCCTTCAACGACATGGTGGCGTTCGGCGCGCTCAGCGGCCTGCACGAACTCGGCATCGGAGTACCCAGGGACGTGTCGGTGGCCGGCTTCGACGACATCCCGTTCGCCCGCTACACCACCCCGCCGCTGACCACCGCCTCGATCCCGCGCAACGAACTCGGCCGGCAGGCCTGGGACCGGCTCTGGTCACTGCTGGGTGGCGGTCCGGCCGGACACGACGTGCACTTCCAACCCCGACTGCTGGTCCGGGACAGCACCGGCCCGGTACCGGCCGGACGAGCGTAG
- a CDS encoding restriction endonuclease, with protein sequence MPRVHSYTRRDGTRVRGHYRSRTRRSRPRRSYPRRRRGGSSGPDRPGWWLGAVVGALVLAWVVVDFAQRHPVWAVVIAVGLAAVGAGVLTLLIRARLRDANGSAVRARHVEATDTMTGAEFERWVAALLSRSGFSRVTVCGGAADRGADITAISPDGRRVVVQCKRHSPTNRVGSAAIQRFAGTCRSIHRGEICVIVTNGFFAAGDGLRLARELGIGLVDRSALGDWAYAGLPPAWLAVRHPQDSWRSVVRRRP encoded by the coding sequence ATGCCGCGAGTGCACTCGTACACCCGCCGGGACGGCACCCGGGTCCGGGGGCACTACCGTTCCCGTACCCGGCGTTCGCGCCCCCGGCGCTCCTATCCGCGCCGACGTCGCGGCGGCAGTTCGGGGCCGGACCGGCCGGGCTGGTGGCTCGGCGCGGTGGTCGGCGCGCTGGTGCTGGCCTGGGTGGTCGTCGACTTCGCCCAGCGGCACCCGGTCTGGGCGGTCGTCATCGCCGTGGGCCTGGCGGCGGTCGGCGCCGGAGTGCTGACCCTGCTGATCCGGGCGCGACTGCGCGACGCGAACGGGTCGGCGGTACGCGCCCGGCACGTCGAGGCGACCGACACGATGACCGGGGCCGAGTTCGAGCGCTGGGTGGCCGCCCTGCTGAGCCGCTCGGGCTTCTCCCGGGTGACGGTCTGCGGTGGTGCCGCCGACCGGGGCGCGGACATCACCGCCATCTCCCCGGACGGTCGGCGGGTGGTCGTGCAGTGCAAGCGGCACAGCCCGACGAACCGGGTCGGCAGCGCGGCGATCCAGCGCTTCGCCGGCACCTGTCGGAGCATCCACCGGGGCGAGATCTGCGTGATCGTCACCAACGGCTTCTTCGCCGCCGGTGACGGGCTGCGGCTGGCTCGCGAGCTGGGAATCGGCCTGGTCGACCGGTCGGCGCTGGGCGACTGGGCCTACGCCGGCCTGCCACCCGCGTGGCTGGCGGTGAGGCATCCCCAAGATTCTTGGAGATCTGTGGTTCGCAGGAGACCATAA